The proteins below are encoded in one region of Paenisporosarcina cavernae:
- the tadA gene encoding tRNA adenosine(34) deaminase TadA, with protein MTRTLDEHYMQQALFEAEKAGALGEVPIGAIIVKDDRIIARAHNLRETTQRATTHAELLAIEQACEELSSWRLENTTLYVTLEPCPMCAGAILQSRIPRVVYGATDPKAGCVHSLYSLLNDSRFNHECTVTAGVLEDETGSILTSFFRQLREQKKKRQGHN; from the coding sequence ATGACACGAACACTCGATGAACACTATATGCAGCAAGCGCTTTTTGAAGCAGAAAAAGCTGGCGCATTAGGCGAAGTACCTATTGGCGCTATTATCGTGAAAGATGACCGCATTATCGCTAGAGCGCACAACCTGCGCGAAACAACACAACGCGCGACGACGCATGCAGAACTACTCGCTATCGAACAGGCGTGTGAAGAGTTAAGTAGCTGGCGTTTAGAAAATACGACCTTGTATGTGACCTTAGAGCCTTGTCCGATGTGTGCTGGGGCTATTTTACAATCCCGCATTCCTCGGGTTGTGTACGGGGCGACGGATCCGAAAGCAGGTTGCGTTCATTCCCTTTATTCCTTATTGAACGATTCTAGATTCAATCACGAATGTACCGTAACAGCGGGAGTTCTAGAGGATGAAACTGGGTCCATTTTAACTTCCTTTTTCCGCCAACTACGCGAGCAAAAAAAGAAGAGGCAGGGACATAACTAG